From Pulveribacter suum, a single genomic window includes:
- the aceE gene encoding pyruvate dehydrogenase (acetyl-transferring), homodimeric type, translating to MSDPTKNLAPADVDQQETREWLDALSAVIGKEGPERAHFLLEQLLEHARQNSIDLPFSAHTGYVNTIEPEQEARCPGNIHIEKRLRAFMRWNAMAMVVRANRLHPHDGGDLGGHIGSFASLASMWGAGFNHFWHAESEKHGGDCIYFQGHSAPGIYARAYLEGRITEDQLENFRQEVDGKGLSSYPHPKLMPGFWQFPTVSMGLGPMMAIYQARFLKYLHARGIADTANRKVWIFLGDGEMDEPESKGAISLAARENLDNLIFVINCNLQRLDGPVRGNGKIIQELEGDFRGAGWHVIKLLWGKGWDELFRRDTSGKLKQLMMETLDGDYQTYRAMDGAYLRKHFFGRYPETAKLVEHMNDDEIWELRRGGHDPEKVYAAFHAANEFKGQPTVLLIKTVKGYGMGKAGEAKNTVHQTKKLADEDIKYIRDRFNIPVPDSELDKLPYYKPADDTPEMKYLHERRKALGGYLPQRREKADESFTVPSLETFKAVIEPTAEGREISTTQAYVRFLTQLLRDKALGPRVVPILVDEARTFGMEGLFRQIGIYNPKGQQYTPVDRDQVMYYKEDKAGQILQEGINEAGGMCSWIAAATSYSTNNRIMIPFYVYYSMFGFQRFGDFAWAAGDMQARGFILGGTSGRTTLNGEGLQHEDGHSHILSSTIPNCVSYDPTFAHEVAVIMQHGLKRMVERQENVYYYITLLNENYPMPGLQPGTEEQIIRGMYLCSQAPALDKDAPSVQLLGSGSILRESIAAQQLLADDWGVAASVWSCPSFTELARDGQDAARWNLLHPTEAPRVPFVTEQLSRTQGPVVASTDYMKTFAEQIRAFIPEERSYQVLGTDGFGRSDFRYKLREHFEVNRHYVVVAALKALADDGIVPASKAAEAIAKYGINADKINPLHA from the coding sequence ATGTCCGACCCCACCAAAAACCTGGCCCCGGCTGACGTCGATCAGCAGGAAACCCGCGAATGGCTGGACGCGCTGTCCGCCGTCATCGGCAAGGAAGGGCCCGAGCGTGCCCACTTCCTGCTGGAGCAGCTGCTGGAGCACGCGCGGCAAAACAGCATCGACCTGCCGTTCTCGGCCCACACCGGCTACGTGAACACCATCGAGCCCGAGCAGGAGGCGCGCTGCCCCGGCAACATCCATATCGAAAAGCGTCTGCGTGCCTTCATGCGCTGGAACGCCATGGCCATGGTGGTGCGGGCCAACCGGCTGCACCCGCACGATGGCGGTGACTTAGGGGGGCACATCGGCTCGTTCGCCTCGCTGGCCTCGATGTGGGGCGCGGGCTTCAACCACTTCTGGCACGCCGAAAGCGAAAAGCACGGCGGCGACTGCATCTACTTCCAGGGGCACAGCGCGCCCGGCATCTACGCCCGCGCTTACCTGGAAGGGCGCATCACCGAAGACCAGCTGGAGAACTTCCGCCAGGAGGTCGATGGCAAGGGGCTGTCCAGCTACCCGCACCCCAAGCTGATGCCGGGCTTCTGGCAGTTCCCCACGGTGTCCATGGGCCTGGGGCCGATGATGGCCATCTACCAGGCGCGCTTTTTGAAGTACCTGCACGCCCGCGGCATCGCCGACACGGCCAACCGCAAGGTCTGGATCTTCCTGGGCGACGGCGAGATGGACGAGCCCGAGAGCAAGGGCGCCATCAGCCTGGCCGCGCGCGAGAACCTGGACAACCTGATCTTCGTCATCAACTGCAACCTGCAGCGCCTCGATGGCCCGGTGCGCGGCAACGGCAAGATCATTCAGGAGCTGGAGGGCGACTTCCGCGGCGCCGGCTGGCACGTCATCAAGCTCTTGTGGGGCAAGGGCTGGGACGAGCTCTTTCGCCGCGACACCAGCGGCAAACTCAAGCAGCTGATGATGGAGACGCTGGACGGCGACTACCAGACCTACCGCGCCATGGACGGCGCGTACCTGCGCAAGCACTTCTTCGGCCGCTACCCCGAGACGGCGAAACTCGTCGAGCACATGAACGACGACGAGATCTGGGAGCTGCGCCGCGGCGGGCACGATCCGGAGAAGGTGTACGCCGCCTTCCACGCCGCCAACGAGTTCAAGGGCCAGCCCACGGTGCTGCTCATCAAGACCGTCAAGGGCTACGGCATGGGCAAGGCCGGCGAGGCCAAGAACACCGTGCACCAGACCAAGAAGCTGGCCGACGAGGACATCAAGTACATCCGCGACCGCTTCAACATCCCGGTGCCCGACAGCGAGCTGGACAAGCTGCCCTACTACAAGCCGGCCGACGACACGCCGGAGATGAAGTACCTGCACGAGCGCCGCAAGGCCCTGGGCGGCTACCTGCCGCAACGCCGCGAGAAGGCCGACGAAAGCTTCACCGTGCCGTCGCTGGAGACCTTCAAGGCCGTCATCGAGCCCACGGCAGAGGGCCGCGAGATCAGCACCACGCAGGCCTACGTGCGCTTTCTCACGCAGCTCCTGCGCGACAAGGCGCTGGGCCCGCGCGTGGTGCCCATCCTGGTGGACGAGGCGCGCACCTTCGGCATGGAAGGGCTGTTCCGCCAGATCGGCATCTACAACCCCAAGGGCCAGCAGTACACGCCGGTGGACCGCGACCAGGTCATGTACTACAAGGAGGACAAGGCCGGCCAGATCCTGCAAGAGGGCATCAACGAGGCCGGCGGCATGTGCTCGTGGATCGCCGCGGCCACGTCGTACTCGACGAACAACCGGATCATGATCCCGTTCTACGTGTACTACTCCATGTTCGGCTTCCAGCGCTTTGGCGACTTCGCCTGGGCCGCTGGCGACATGCAGGCACGCGGCTTCATCCTGGGCGGCACCAGCGGGCGCACCACGCTCAACGGCGAGGGCCTGCAGCACGAGGACGGCCACAGCCACATCCTGTCCAGCACCATCCCCAACTGCGTGAGCTACGACCCGACGTTCGCGCACGAGGTGGCGGTGATCATGCAGCACGGCCTCAAGCGCATGGTCGAGCGCCAGGAGAACGTGTACTACTACATCACGCTGCTGAACGAGAACTACCCCATGCCGGGCCTGCAGCCGGGTACGGAGGAACAGATCATCCGCGGCATGTACCTGTGCAGCCAGGCGCCCGCACTCGACAAGGACGCGCCCAGCGTGCAGCTGCTGGGCAGCGGCTCCATCCTGCGCGAATCCATCGCGGCGCAGCAGCTGCTGGCCGACGACTGGGGCGTGGCCGCCAGCGTCTGGAGCTGCCCCAGCTTCACCGAGCTGGCGCGCGACGGCCAGGACGCCGCCCGCTGGAACCTGCTGCACCCGACCGAGGCGCCGCGCGTGCCCTTCGTCACCGAGCAGCTGTCGCGCACGCAGGGCCCGGTGGTGGCGTCCACCGACTACATGAAGACGTTTGCCGAGCAGATCCGCGCCTTCATTCCCGAAGAGCGCAGCTACCAGGTGCTGGGCACCGACGGCTTTGGCCGCTCGGACTTCCGCTACAAGCTGCGCGAGCACTTCGAGGTCAACCGGCACTACGTGGTGGTGGCGGCCCTGAAGGCCCTGGCAGACGACGGCATCGTGCCCGCCTCCAAGGCGGCCGAAGCCATCGCCAAGTACGGCATCAATGCCGACAAGATCAACCCGCTGCACGCCTGA